A single window of Sporosarcina sp. Marseille-Q4943 DNA harbors:
- a CDS encoding spore coat protein GerQ, whose amino-acid sequence MVQYYWYPGFQQQQQMQMPATPPQIPAGGGRPPFREESYIENILRLNRGKPGVFHFSFEHAIEPGTNTLAIPGMVEAAGRDHVILSTATGKRYLLPMIYFDYAEFNEELNYFNQQPM is encoded by the coding sequence ATGGTTCAATATTATTGGTATCCCGGTTTTCAACAGCAGCAGCAAATGCAAATGCCTGCAACACCGCCGCAAATTCCTGCCGGAGGAGGAAGGCCTCCATTCCGGGAGGAGTCGTATATCGAAAACATCCTCCGTCTCAACCGAGGCAAGCCCGGCGTATTCCATTTCTCTTTCGAACATGCCATTGAACCCGGAACGAATACGCTGGCAATCCCGGGGATGGTGGAAGCGGCAGGCCGTGATCACGTCATTTTGAGCACAGCGACCGGCAAACGCTATTTATTGCCGATGATCTATTTCGACTATGCGGAGTTTAACGAAGAACTAAATTACTTTAACCAGCAACCAATGTAA
- a CDS encoding YwdI family protein, producing the protein MISTERIIEEMQRQLNYAKTADDDQAVREALTAIRALCQVVLVSNDKKDEPIITPRTMAISHKPQISSLEGRHLEEDDANGGSIFDF; encoded by the coding sequence ATGATTTCAACTGAACGGATCATCGAGGAAATGCAGCGCCAGCTCAATTACGCGAAAACCGCGGACGACGATCAAGCCGTCCGCGAGGCGCTGACAGCGATTCGGGCGCTCTGCCAAGTCGTTCTCGTCAGCAACGACAAGAAAGACGAGCCGATCATTACGCCGAGAACGATGGCAATCTCCCATAAGCCGCAAATTTCGTCATTGGAAGGCAGGCATTTGGAGGAAGACGACGCAAACGGCGGCTCGATCTTTGACTTCTAA
- a CDS encoding aminopeptidase, which translates to MQYENNIPVFLEFWESNEEPTLDDLESYLNEHAEIYEKYFPMHCPKTEERLSAALQKYEGKINDIRSISASLPTVIQEVDEKYEQTFGLGLDLSFKLMVGTFGSNAFVTRDNRREIYFAVEKLSAERDHLKVITAHEIGHVTHFAMGTRDGLDWSTVDWGHGLTTLFTEGAATYLSKRTVPGLQKPVYFSFDDEGEPWVKCYEDNKAEVKRRFLEDALGEWDMAKEKEWFRLSGGAYFGYNRIGYILGTDYVEQLVERIGEDAALTYWNGNDLKADIVEWLGK; encoded by the coding sequence ATGCAGTATGAAAATAATATTCCGGTTTTCTTGGAGTTCTGGGAATCGAATGAAGAGCCTACACTCGACGACTTGGAATCGTATCTCAATGAGCATGCGGAAATATATGAAAAGTATTTTCCGATGCACTGTCCGAAGACGGAAGAGCGATTGTCGGCAGCACTCCAGAAATACGAAGGCAAGATTAACGACATCCGTTCCATATCGGCCAGTTTGCCCACCGTTATTCAGGAAGTGGATGAGAAGTATGAGCAGACATTCGGTTTAGGCTTGGATCTTTCATTCAAACTGATGGTCGGCACGTTCGGGTCGAACGCATTCGTAACGAGGGATAATCGACGCGAAATCTATTTTGCCGTTGAAAAGCTTTCCGCGGAGCGCGACCACTTGAAAGTGATCACTGCGCATGAAATCGGACATGTCACGCATTTTGCGATGGGAACACGAGACGGGTTGGACTGGTCCACCGTCGATTGGGGTCATGGCTTGACGACGCTTTTCACGGAAGGGGCGGCCACGTATTTATCGAAACGGACAGTCCCGGGCCTTCAGAAGCCGGTCTATTTTTCATTCGATGACGAAGGCGAGCCGTGGGTGAAGTGCTATGAGGACAATAAAGCTGAAGTGAAACGGCGCTTTTTGGAAGACGCTTTAGGGGAATGGGATATGGCGAAGGAAAAAGAATGGTTCCGTCTATCTGGCGGCGCTTATTTCGGTTATAACCGAATCGGTTACATCCTTGGTACGGACTACGTCGAACAACTCGTCGAGCGGATCGGGGAGGATGCTGCGCTGACATATTGGAATGGGAATGATTTGAAGGCGGATATAGTGGAGTGGTTAGGGAAATGA
- a CDS encoding uracil-DNA glycosylase: protein MEKNRFGNDWDEVLAEQFQLPYYLQLRDFLKKEYESHNVYPLMDDMWTAFKLTPFNDVKVVVLGQDPYHGPGQAHGLSFSVKPGVKIPPSLRNMFKELQSDIGCGIPETGTLTGWAKQGVLMLNTVLTVREGEAHSHRKKGWEIFTDEVIRRLSEREEPVVFILWGRPAQEKKKLIDLNKNAVIEAVHPSPLSASRGFFGSRPYSKANEILKQWNETPIDWCRTDDGL from the coding sequence TTGGAGAAAAATAGATTCGGGAATGATTGGGATGAAGTGCTTGCGGAGCAATTCCAGCTACCATACTACTTGCAGCTTCGCGATTTCCTCAAAAAAGAATACGAAAGCCATAACGTGTATCCGCTCATGGATGATATGTGGACAGCCTTCAAATTGACCCCCTTCAACGACGTGAAAGTGGTTGTTCTCGGACAGGATCCGTACCACGGGCCTGGACAAGCGCATGGTCTCAGTTTTTCGGTGAAGCCCGGCGTCAAGATTCCGCCGAGCTTACGGAATATGTTCAAGGAATTGCAGTCCGATATCGGGTGCGGGATTCCGGAAACGGGGACATTGACGGGCTGGGCGAAGCAGGGCGTGCTCATGCTGAACACCGTCCTCACTGTGAGGGAAGGGGAGGCGCATTCCCACCGGAAAAAAGGGTGGGAGATTTTCACCGACGAAGTGATCCGTCGCTTGTCCGAACGCGAAGAGCCGGTCGTTTTCATCCTTTGGGGGCGTCCGGCGCAGGAGAAAAAGAAGCTCATCGATTTAAATAAAAATGCTGTCATCGAAGCAGTCCATCCGAGCCCGCTTAGCGCAAGCCGGGGCTTTTTCGGCAGCCGTCCATACTCCAAGGCGAATGAAATTTTGAAACAGTGGAATGAAACGCCGATCGACTGGTGCCGAACGGACGACGGGCTGTAA
- a CDS encoding RsfA family transcriptional regulator: MVKVRQDAWLEENDILLAETVLRHVREGSTQLSAFEEVGDKLNRTAAACGFRWNAVVRRDYEKELAEAKKERKQAMRVLGADFKRRSQQLYNPAQGVDQDEKTAVPLSALSLDTIIAYLIRLHHTGAGDSESLRWKHTAKMANDKIESLEKEIEKLQQENKTLRNDYEQFVQIMNRARRLVTLEDENERTAPVFKMERNGNLVSKEPPINH; this comes from the coding sequence ATGGTGAAAGTTAGACAGGATGCTTGGCTTGAGGAAAATGATATTTTATTAGCCGAGACGGTGCTACGGCACGTCCGGGAAGGCAGTACACAGCTAAGCGCGTTCGAAGAGGTTGGCGATAAGCTTAACAGGACCGCGGCCGCGTGCGGTTTCAGATGGAATGCAGTCGTCCGACGCGATTACGAAAAAGAGCTGGCAGAGGCGAAAAAAGAACGGAAGCAGGCTATGCGAGTTTTAGGCGCGGACTTTAAACGACGCAGCCAGCAATTATACAATCCTGCGCAAGGTGTTGACCAGGATGAAAAGACTGCTGTTCCACTATCCGCTTTATCGCTTGATACAATCATTGCTTATTTGATTCGTTTACACCATACAGGCGCAGGCGATTCCGAATCACTCAGATGGAAGCACACTGCTAAAATGGCAAACGACAAAATCGAGTCTCTCGAAAAAGAGATCGAGAAATTGCAGCAGGAGAATAAAACCCTCCGGAACGACTACGAACAATTCGTACAAATCATGAACCGGGCACGCCGCCTCGTCACATTGGAAGACGAAAACGAACGCACGGCCCCCGTCTTCAAGATGGAGCGGAACGGAAATCTCGTATCCAAAGAACCGCCGATCAATCACTGA
- a CDS encoding alpha/beta fold hydrolase gives MPTFNSNGTEIYYQEEGEGFPLVLLHGLTSNSEMFRHEIDQFKESYRVIAPDARGHGNSGKPPHYELDDHIRDVIALVDHLGLDSFYMIGVSMGSYIAQGVAIELGDRVKKLVLVATKSHGKQASMEELFERYADEMKGMTPIDKMVAASKYMFHNQKAVGKWLHETAENSEQLTLHEQAIASKALEGFDFRDDLHRISAETLVIGGLHDGLNPPDYGKETAGLIPAGAFLEFKLSGHAPNVEQPRLFMEVVSNFLE, from the coding sequence ATGCCAACATTCAACTCGAATGGGACAGAGATTTATTACCAGGAGGAAGGTGAGGGCTTTCCGCTTGTGTTGTTGCACGGTTTGACGAGCAACAGCGAGATGTTCCGGCATGAAATTGACCAGTTCAAAGAGAGCTACCGGGTCATCGCACCTGACGCCCGCGGACATGGGAATTCAGGGAAGCCGCCGCACTATGAATTGGACGATCATATACGTGATGTCATTGCCCTCGTCGATCATCTTGGACTGGATTCATTTTACATGATCGGTGTGTCGATGGGGAGTTACATAGCGCAGGGCGTCGCCATCGAATTGGGCGACCGGGTGAAGAAGCTCGTGCTTGTCGCGACGAAATCCCATGGGAAGCAGGCTTCCATGGAAGAGCTTTTCGAGCGGTATGCCGATGAAATGAAAGGCATGACGCCAATCGATAAAATGGTCGCCGCCTCGAAATACATGTTCCACAATCAGAAGGCTGTTGGAAAATGGCTCCACGAAACGGCTGAAAACAGTGAACAATTGACGTTGCATGAACAAGCGATTGCTTCGAAAGCGTTGGAAGGGTTCGATTTCCGGGACGATCTGCATCGGATCAGTGCCGAGACGCTCGTCATTGGCGGTTTGCACGACGGACTGAATCCGCCCGATTACGGAAAAGAGACGGCCGGGCTCATTCCAGCTGGTGCCTTCCTGGAATTCAAGTTATCGGGCCACGCGCCAAACGTAGAACAGCCTCGCCTGTTCATGGAAGTCGTCTCGAACTTCCTGGAATAA
- the hemQ gene encoding hydrogen peroxide-dependent heme synthase, translating into MNEAAITLDGWYVLHDLRSMDWASWKLISKEERQAAIDEFMAYLDKLQQADDAKTGSHAFYTVVGQKADFMLMILRPTIDELQELEAEFNKLTIADYTIPAYSYVSVVELSNYLAGESDEDPYQNPYVRGRLYPELPRNQYICFYPMDKKRDGEDNWYMLSMDKRKELMRSHGMIGRGYAGKVKQIISGSVGFDDFEWGVTLFSDDVLQFKKLVYEMRFDEVSARYGVFGSFFIGTILDGEKKQSFFTV; encoded by the coding sequence ATGAACGAAGCAGCTATTACACTCGATGGTTGGTATGTGCTACATGATTTGCGCTCGATGGATTGGGCGTCCTGGAAGTTGATTTCAAAAGAGGAACGCCAGGCAGCTATCGACGAATTCATGGCTTATTTGGATAAACTTCAGCAAGCGGATGACGCGAAGACGGGCAGCCATGCGTTTTACACGGTCGTCGGGCAGAAAGCGGATTTCATGCTCATGATCTTGCGTCCGACTATCGACGAACTGCAGGAGCTCGAGGCTGAATTCAATAAATTGACGATTGCGGATTATACGATTCCGGCTTATTCCTATGTATCTGTCGTAGAGTTGTCCAACTACCTTGCGGGCGAGTCGGATGAAGATCCGTACCAAAATCCGTACGTGCGTGGACGTCTATATCCGGAGCTGCCTCGCAATCAATACATCTGCTTCTACCCGATGGACAAGAAGCGCGATGGCGAAGACAACTGGTATATGCTCAGCATGGACAAGCGCAAGGAATTGATGCGCAGCCACGGAATGATCGGCCGCGGATACGCAGGCAAAGTGAAACAGATCATTTCCGGCTCCGTCGGTTTCGACGATTTCGAATGGGGCGTAACATTGTTCTCGGATGATGTGCTCCAGTTCAAGAAGTTAGTATACGAGATGCGCTTCGATGAAGTGAGCGCGCGTTACGGCGTATTCGGTTCGTTCTTCATCGGAACGATTCTGGATGGCGAGAAGAAGCAGTCGTTTTTCACAGTTTAA
- a CDS encoding uracil-DNA glycosylase — MAVNCFQCQYFFVTWDPKSPRGCKAYGFKTRELPSIVVKRSSGMECLKYVPKKGGARQ; from the coding sequence ATGGCTGTAAATTGCTTTCAATGTCAATACTTTTTCGTAACATGGGATCCGAAAAGCCCGCGTGGGTGCAAGGCGTATGGTTTCAAAACCCGAGAACTGCCGTCCATCGTTGTGAAGCGATCATCGGGCATGGAATGTTTGAAATACGTACCGAAGAAAGGGGGTGCTAGACAATGA
- a CDS encoding lipoate--protein ligase family protein: MSNLQLPQWRFIDESITAKNRSALESFAMDDTLCHLVGQKMSVPTVRTWVHDETVVLGIQDHRLPHIEKALPMFQEAGYKAIVRNSGGLAVVLDEGVLNISIVLSEQEGSIDIPEGYEAMVEFVRMLFPEVAEQIEAYEIVGSYCPGSYDLSIGGRKFAGISQRRLRQGVAVQVYLCVEGSGAERARLIRDLYEVGLQGEETKFAYPEIRPEVMASLSELIGEPQTVGEVGIRVQLLLRALSEEEVQTGGFTPEEMELYLFYLNRVVERNQKMLARGHLQRREIDL, encoded by the coding sequence ATGTCCAATTTACAACTTCCCCAATGGCGTTTCATAGACGAATCAATAACCGCCAAAAACCGTTCTGCATTGGAGTCCTTCGCGATGGACGATACACTCTGCCATCTCGTCGGTCAGAAAATGTCGGTGCCGACCGTCCGCACATGGGTGCATGACGAAACGGTCGTCCTCGGCATCCAGGATCACCGGCTTCCGCATATCGAAAAGGCGTTGCCGATGTTCCAAGAAGCCGGCTATAAGGCGATCGTCCGGAATTCAGGCGGTCTCGCGGTCGTTTTGGATGAGGGTGTGCTCAATATTTCCATCGTCCTTTCCGAGCAGGAAGGGTCCATCGATATTCCGGAAGGGTATGAGGCGATGGTGGAATTTGTCCGCATGCTGTTCCCGGAAGTCGCGGAGCAGATCGAGGCGTATGAAATTGTCGGTTCCTACTGTCCGGGCTCGTACGACTTGAGCATCGGCGGCAGGAAGTTTGCGGGGATTTCGCAGCGTCGTTTGCGCCAAGGCGTCGCGGTCCAAGTGTACTTGTGCGTGGAAGGCAGCGGTGCCGAGCGCGCTCGCCTCATTCGCGATTTATATGAAGTCGGTTTGCAAGGAGAGGAGACGAAGTTCGCCTATCCGGAAATTCGCCCGGAAGTGATGGCATCGCTGTCGGAGCTGATCGGCGAACCGCAGACGGTTGGAGAGGTGGGCATCCGCGTTCAGCTGCTGCTTCGTGCGCTATCCGAGGAGGAAGTCCAGACGGGCGGCTTTACGCCTGAAGAGATGGAGCTTTATTTGTTTTATTTGAATCGGGTCGTCGAGCGCAATCAGAAAATGCTTGCGAGAGGTCACTTACAGCGTCGGGAAATTGATTTATGA
- a CDS encoding DUF423 domain-containing protein: protein MPFFIIAGAVNAALAVALGAFGAHALKERLSERYLAIWETAVQYQMFHAIGLIAVGILMSSSLFGPSTSLTWAGYLLLAGIIIFSGSLYILSLSGIGILGAITPIGGVAFIVGWIMLIIAAVKFGK, encoded by the coding sequence ATGCCATTTTTCATTATCGCAGGCGCCGTCAACGCGGCACTTGCCGTTGCACTTGGCGCATTCGGAGCGCACGCTTTGAAAGAGCGCCTATCCGAACGGTACCTCGCCATCTGGGAAACAGCCGTCCAATACCAAATGTTCCACGCGATCGGACTCATCGCGGTCGGCATCCTCATGAGCTCATCGCTCTTCGGCCCGTCGACCTCTTTAACGTGGGCAGGATACTTGCTGCTCGCCGGCATCATCATCTTCTCCGGCAGCCTCTACATCCTCAGCCTGTCCGGCATCGGCATATTGGGCGCCATCACCCCGATCGGCGGCGTCGCCTTCATCGTGGGCTGGATCATGCTCATCATCGCAGCGGTGAAGTTCGGAAAATAA
- a CDS encoding beta-carotene 15,15'-monooxygenase: MVLTRQRSKQSILAVLLLLVLVSNYLAYRLPAIPLPADPRGVVIGSMLDLAIVAPVLIVAMTRKKGFTLKRFFTFMVIGLVAARFVIPGEYFEPFKFIPYVAIGFEGLLLLAELGLLFLLAKHLPTIMKEVRSTNAGPLFAFPAHVKNNVSTHPFVSIITAESLMFYYAFASWKRKPPAGETMFTLHQKTSMIAFYVMLIHAIVIETIGIHWWLHGKSMILSIVLLVLNIYSVIYVIADIQTVRLNPLAMRENRMHISLGLGKRMEIPYDAIEQIEWGDGADRYPLKAAGAIEFIAKDMEESKPNCILYFKEPLKATLFMGVEREFRSTAIRLDEPERFRHALEKKLG; encoded by the coding sequence ATGGTGTTGACCCGTCAACGTTCAAAGCAAAGCATCCTTGCCGTATTGTTGTTGCTTGTCCTTGTAAGTAATTATTTGGCTTATCGGCTTCCTGCCATACCATTGCCGGCCGATCCGCGTGGTGTTGTCATCGGTTCTATGCTGGATTTGGCAATCGTTGCACCGGTTCTCATAGTCGCAATGACGCGCAAAAAGGGTTTCACGTTGAAACGTTTTTTCACATTCATGGTGATCGGTCTCGTTGCGGCCCGGTTCGTCATTCCTGGCGAGTATTTCGAGCCTTTCAAATTTATCCCTTATGTTGCGATTGGATTCGAAGGATTGCTCCTACTGGCGGAACTCGGCCTTCTGTTTTTGCTCGCAAAGCATTTGCCGACGATTATGAAGGAAGTGAGGAGCACAAACGCCGGACCGCTTTTTGCTTTCCCAGCGCATGTGAAGAATAATGTATCGACCCATCCGTTCGTTTCCATCATAACTGCAGAATCGCTCATGTTTTATTATGCATTTGCTTCGTGGAAGCGGAAGCCGCCCGCGGGGGAAACCATGTTTACATTGCATCAGAAGACGAGCATGATTGCATTTTATGTGATGCTCATTCATGCAATCGTTATCGAGACAATCGGCATTCATTGGTGGCTGCATGGGAAATCCATGATCCTGTCCATTGTCTTGCTTGTCTTGAATATCTACTCTGTCATTTATGTGATTGCGGATATTCAAACAGTGCGCCTCAATCCTTTGGCAATGAGAGAAAATCGGATGCACATTTCCCTTGGACTCGGGAAACGCATGGAAATTCCTTATGACGCGATTGAACAAATCGAATGGGGTGATGGGGCGGACCGTTACCCGTTGAAGGCGGCGGGTGCCATTGAGTTCATTGCGAAGGATATGGAGGAATCTAAGCCGAATTGCATCCTTTATTTTAAGGAGCCGCTGAAGGCGACCTTGTTTATGGGTGTGGAAAGGGAGTTCCGCTCCACCGCTATCCGTTTGGATGAACCGGAACGATTCCGGCATGCGCTTGAAAAGAAGTTGGGATAA